The following proteins are co-located in the Silene latifolia isolate original U9 population chromosome 1, ASM4854445v1, whole genome shotgun sequence genome:
- the LOC141600065 gene encoding pentatricopeptide repeat-containing protein At2g22070-like isoform X2: MTTVSNTTTFYFASLLRASARTKNIGVGKKIHAQVVTQGLFSSIYLLNNLLNFYVKCGLASAAHRLLDEMPVKNVCSWNSIVSGYAKEGTMDAAEHIFQQIPDPDSVSYTVMIAGYNKIGKYRQGLQLFFDMIIYGVSPTEFTFTSVLASCAITRALSIGKKVHSCIVKHGLGSYVKVANSLLNMYAKAGDPKNARIVFEGMTVRNVSTWNSMILLHMQSGHIDLAREQFKQMAEHNIVSWNTMISGYNQKGLNREALEMFSQMLKVSSLSPDKFALASALSACASLEYLKLGKEIHGHMIITEFDIIGAVENSLICMYSKCGDIRSARTILNKNGVSNLNVIAFTALMDGYVKLGDISPAREIFDSLRNRDVVAWTAMIVGYEQNGLNYDAIALFRLMLKEGPRPNNYTLASILSVISSMGSLDRGKEIHAMAIILGEELSVSVSNALISMYAKVGSIPDARRVFSLAQRYRDTVSWTSMILAFAQHGYGEEAIDLFEEMLSLNIKPDHITFIGVLVACTHVGLVDKGKSYYNLMQNIHKIEPTPTHYSCMVDLLGRAGLLQEAYDFIMKMPIEPDYIAWGSLLSSCKRLKNVELAEVAAEKLLLLDPENSGAYAVLSNLYAKCGKWTQAAQVRKSMKAQGVKKDQGLSWV, from the coding sequence ATGACCACAGTTTCGAACACGACTACGTTTTATTTTGCTTCTCTACTTCGAGCAAGCGCAAGAACAAAAAATATAGGTGTTGGAAAAAAAATCCATGCTCAGGTCGTAACGCAAGGTCTGTTTTCTAGTATTTATCTATTAAATAATCTCCTCAACTTCTACGTGAAATGTGGATTAGCCTCTGCTGCCCACCGTCTGTTAGATGAAATGCCAGTCAAGAATGTATGTTCATGGAACTCAATTGTATCTGGATATGCTAAAGAAGGAACAATGGACGCAGCTGAACACATTTTTCAGCAAATTCCTGATCCGGACTCGGTCTCCTATACGGTAATGATTGCGGGCTATAATAAGATTGGCAAATATAGACAAGGTTTGCAACTGTTTTTTGATATGATTATTTATGGCGTTTCACCGACCGAATTCACTTTTACCAGTGTTCTTGCATCCTGTGCTATCACAAGAGCTCTGAGTATTGGCAAGAAGGTTCATTCTTGTATAGTCAAACATGGACTTGGTAGTTATGTCAAAGTTGCAAATTCACTTTTGAATATGTATGCAAAGGCTGGTGATCCAAAGAATGCAAGGATTGTTTTTGAAGGGATGACAGTCAGAAATGTTTCGACCTGGAACTctatgattttgttgcatatgcaGTCTGGTCATATTGATCTTGCCCGCGAACAGTTTAAGCAAATGGCTGAGCACAATATTGTGTCTTGGAATACTATGATTTCCGGATACAATCAAAAGGGACTTAATCGTGAAGCTCTGGAAATGTTCTCGCAGATGCTGAAGGTTTCATCCTTAAGTCCTGACAAATTTGCATTGGCTAGTGCTCTATCAGCTTGTGCAAGTCTTGAATACTTAAAACTTGGGAAAGAAATTCATGGTCATATGATAATAACAGAGTTTGATATAATTGGGGCAGTAGAAAATTCTTTGATTTGTATGTACTCCAAGTGTGGAGACATAAGAAGTGCTAGAACGATTCTCAATAAAAATGGTGTCTCCAATCTTAATGTGATAGCTTTCACAGCTTTGATGGATGGGTATGTAAAACTTGGAGATATAAGCCCTGCCCGAGAGATATTTGATTCGTTAAGAAACCGTGATGTTGTCGCTTGGACTGCAATGATTGTAGGCTATGAACAGAATGGTCTTAACTATGATGCTATAGCCTTGTTCAGGCTAATGCTCAAAGAAGGGCCCAGGCCTAACAATTACACTCTTGCTTCAATCTTAAGTGTGATTTCAAGCATGGGATCTCTAGACCGTGGCAAAGAAATCCATGCAATGGCCATAATATTAGGAGAAGAATTGTCCGTTAGTGTAAGCAATGCACTAATTAGCATGTATGCCAAGGTCGGGAGTATCCCTGACGCTAGGCGCGTTTTTTCTCTTGCACAAAGATATCGGGACACTGTATCATGGACCTCCATGATCTTAGCTTTTGCTCAGCATGGTTACGGGGAAGAAGCTATTGACTTATTTGAAGAAATGCTGAGTCTTAATATTAAGCCCGACCACATAACATTCATAGGTGTACTAGTTGCCTGCACTCATGTTGGTTTGGTAGATAAAGGAAAGAGCTATTACAATTTGATGCAGAACATACATAAAATTGAACCGACTCCTACCCATTATTCTTGCATGGTTGACCTTCTCGGACGTGCTGGTTTACTACAAGAAGCGtacgattttatcatgaaaatgccTATTGAACCTGACTACATTGCTTGGGGTTCCCTTTTATCATCTTGTAAGCGTCTGAAAAATGTCGAGTTGGCAGAAGTTGCAGCGGAGAAATTGCTTCTTCTTGATCCGGAGAATAGTGGAGCCTATGCAGTACTTTCTAATTTATATGCTAAGTGTGGGAAATGGACACAAGCTGCCCAAGTCAGAAAGTCAATGAAAGCACAAGGAGTGAAGAAAGATCAAGGACTTAGCTGGGTATAA
- the LOC141600065 gene encoding pentatricopeptide repeat-containing protein At2g22070-like isoform X3 — protein sequence MKCQSRMYVHGTQLYLDMLKKEQWTQLNTFFSKFLIRTRSPIRVLASCAITRALSIGKKVHSCIVKHGLGSYVKVANSLLNMYAKAGDPKNARIVFEGMTVRNVSTWNSMILLHMQSGHIDLAREQFKQMAEHNIVSWNTMISGYNQKGLNREALEMFSQMLKVSSLSPDKFALASALSACASLEYLKLGKEIHGHMIITEFDIIGAVENSLICMYSKCGDIRSARTILNKNGVSNLNVIAFTALMDGYVKLGDISPAREIFDSLRNRDVVAWTAMIVGYEQNGLNYDAIALFRLMLKEGPRPNNYTLASILSVISSMGSLDRGKEIHAMAIILGEELSVSVSNALISMYAKVGSIPDARRVFSLAQRYRDTVSWTSMILAFAQHGYGEEAIDLFEEMLSLNIKPDHITFIGVLVACTHVGLVDKGKSYYNLMQNIHKIEPTPTHYSCMVDLLGRAGLLQEAYDFIMKMPIEPDYIAWGSLLSSCKRLKNVELAEVAAEKLLLLDPENSGAYAVLSNLYAKCGKWTQAAQVRKSMKAQGVKKDQGLSWV from the exons ATGAAATGCCAGTCAAGAATGTATGTTCATGGAACTCAATTGTATCTGGATATGCTAAAGAAGGAACAATGGACGCAGCTGAACACATTTTTCAGCAAATTCCTGATCCGGACTCGGTCTCCTATACG TGTTCTTGCATCCTGTGCTATCACAAGAGCTCTGAGTATTGGCAAGAAGGTTCATTCTTGTATAGTCAAACATGGACTTGGTAGTTATGTCAAAGTTGCAAATTCACTTTTGAATATGTATGCAAAGGCTGGTGATCCAAAGAATGCAAGGATTGTTTTTGAAGGGATGACAGTCAGAAATGTTTCGACCTGGAACTctatgattttgttgcatatgcaGTCTGGTCATATTGATCTTGCCCGCGAACAGTTTAAGCAAATGGCTGAGCACAATATTGTGTCTTGGAATACTATGATTTCCGGATACAATCAAAAGGGACTTAATCGTGAAGCTCTGGAAATGTTCTCGCAGATGCTGAAGGTTTCATCCTTAAGTCCTGACAAATTTGCATTGGCTAGTGCTCTATCAGCTTGTGCAAGTCTTGAATACTTAAAACTTGGGAAAGAAATTCATGGTCATATGATAATAACAGAGTTTGATATAATTGGGGCAGTAGAAAATTCTTTGATTTGTATGTACTCCAAGTGTGGAGACATAAGAAGTGCTAGAACGATTCTCAATAAAAATGGTGTCTCCAATCTTAATGTGATAGCTTTCACAGCTTTGATGGATGGGTATGTAAAACTTGGAGATATAAGCCCTGCCCGAGAGATATTTGATTCGTTAAGAAACCGTGATGTTGTCGCTTGGACTGCAATGATTGTAGGCTATGAACAGAATGGTCTTAACTATGATGCTATAGCCTTGTTCAGGCTAATGCTCAAAGAAGGGCCCAGGCCTAACAATTACACTCTTGCTTCAATCTTAAGTGTGATTTCAAGCATGGGATCTCTAGACCGTGGCAAAGAAATCCATGCAATGGCCATAATATTAGGAGAAGAATTGTCCGTTAGTGTAAGCAATGCACTAATTAGCATGTATGCCAAGGTCGGGAGTATCCCTGACGCTAGGCGCGTTTTTTCTCTTGCACAAAGATATCGGGACACTGTATCATGGACCTCCATGATCTTAGCTTTTGCTCAGCATGGTTACGGGGAAGAAGCTATTGACTTATTTGAAGAAATGCTGAGTCTTAATATTAAGCCCGACCACATAACATTCATAGGTGTACTAGTTGCCTGCACTCATGTTGGTTTGGTAGATAAAGGAAAGAGCTATTACAATTTGATGCAGAACATACATAAAATTGAACCGACTCCTACCCATTATTCTTGCATGGTTGACCTTCTCGGACGTGCTGGTTTACTACAAGAAGCGtacgattttatcatgaaaatgccTATTGAACCTGACTACATTGCTTGGGGTTCCCTTTTATCATCTTGTAAGCGTCTGAAAAATGTCGAGTTGGCAGAAGTTGCAGCGGAGAAATTGCTTCTTCTTGATCCGGAGAATAGTGGAGCCTATGCAGTACTTTCTAATTTATATGCTAAGTGTGGGAAATGGACACAAGCTGCCCAAGTCAGAAAGTCAATGAAAGCACAAGGAGTGAAGAAAGATCAAGGACTTAGCTGGGTATAA
- the LOC141600065 gene encoding pentatricopeptide repeat-containing protein At2g22070-like isoform X1 translates to MYVGQRPRFFKGTQKWRTYLTMTTVSNTTTFYFASLLRASARTKNIGVGKKIHAQVVTQGLFSSIYLLNNLLNFYVKCGLASAAHRLLDEMPVKNVCSWNSIVSGYAKEGTMDAAEHIFQQIPDPDSVSYTVMIAGYNKIGKYRQGLQLFFDMIIYGVSPTEFTFTSVLASCAITRALSIGKKVHSCIVKHGLGSYVKVANSLLNMYAKAGDPKNARIVFEGMTVRNVSTWNSMILLHMQSGHIDLAREQFKQMAEHNIVSWNTMISGYNQKGLNREALEMFSQMLKVSSLSPDKFALASALSACASLEYLKLGKEIHGHMIITEFDIIGAVENSLICMYSKCGDIRSARTILNKNGVSNLNVIAFTALMDGYVKLGDISPAREIFDSLRNRDVVAWTAMIVGYEQNGLNYDAIALFRLMLKEGPRPNNYTLASILSVISSMGSLDRGKEIHAMAIILGEELSVSVSNALISMYAKVGSIPDARRVFSLAQRYRDTVSWTSMILAFAQHGYGEEAIDLFEEMLSLNIKPDHITFIGVLVACTHVGLVDKGKSYYNLMQNIHKIEPTPTHYSCMVDLLGRAGLLQEAYDFIMKMPIEPDYIAWGSLLSSCKRLKNVELAEVAAEKLLLLDPENSGAYAVLSNLYAKCGKWTQAAQVRKSMKAQGVKKDQGLSWV, encoded by the coding sequence ATGTATGTCGGTCAGCGACCCCGGTTTTTCAAGGGAACACAAAAATGGAGAACATATCTGACTATGACCACAGTTTCGAACACGACTACGTTTTATTTTGCTTCTCTACTTCGAGCAAGCGCAAGAACAAAAAATATAGGTGTTGGAAAAAAAATCCATGCTCAGGTCGTAACGCAAGGTCTGTTTTCTAGTATTTATCTATTAAATAATCTCCTCAACTTCTACGTGAAATGTGGATTAGCCTCTGCTGCCCACCGTCTGTTAGATGAAATGCCAGTCAAGAATGTATGTTCATGGAACTCAATTGTATCTGGATATGCTAAAGAAGGAACAATGGACGCAGCTGAACACATTTTTCAGCAAATTCCTGATCCGGACTCGGTCTCCTATACGGTAATGATTGCGGGCTATAATAAGATTGGCAAATATAGACAAGGTTTGCAACTGTTTTTTGATATGATTATTTATGGCGTTTCACCGACCGAATTCACTTTTACCAGTGTTCTTGCATCCTGTGCTATCACAAGAGCTCTGAGTATTGGCAAGAAGGTTCATTCTTGTATAGTCAAACATGGACTTGGTAGTTATGTCAAAGTTGCAAATTCACTTTTGAATATGTATGCAAAGGCTGGTGATCCAAAGAATGCAAGGATTGTTTTTGAAGGGATGACAGTCAGAAATGTTTCGACCTGGAACTctatgattttgttgcatatgcaGTCTGGTCATATTGATCTTGCCCGCGAACAGTTTAAGCAAATGGCTGAGCACAATATTGTGTCTTGGAATACTATGATTTCCGGATACAATCAAAAGGGACTTAATCGTGAAGCTCTGGAAATGTTCTCGCAGATGCTGAAGGTTTCATCCTTAAGTCCTGACAAATTTGCATTGGCTAGTGCTCTATCAGCTTGTGCAAGTCTTGAATACTTAAAACTTGGGAAAGAAATTCATGGTCATATGATAATAACAGAGTTTGATATAATTGGGGCAGTAGAAAATTCTTTGATTTGTATGTACTCCAAGTGTGGAGACATAAGAAGTGCTAGAACGATTCTCAATAAAAATGGTGTCTCCAATCTTAATGTGATAGCTTTCACAGCTTTGATGGATGGGTATGTAAAACTTGGAGATATAAGCCCTGCCCGAGAGATATTTGATTCGTTAAGAAACCGTGATGTTGTCGCTTGGACTGCAATGATTGTAGGCTATGAACAGAATGGTCTTAACTATGATGCTATAGCCTTGTTCAGGCTAATGCTCAAAGAAGGGCCCAGGCCTAACAATTACACTCTTGCTTCAATCTTAAGTGTGATTTCAAGCATGGGATCTCTAGACCGTGGCAAAGAAATCCATGCAATGGCCATAATATTAGGAGAAGAATTGTCCGTTAGTGTAAGCAATGCACTAATTAGCATGTATGCCAAGGTCGGGAGTATCCCTGACGCTAGGCGCGTTTTTTCTCTTGCACAAAGATATCGGGACACTGTATCATGGACCTCCATGATCTTAGCTTTTGCTCAGCATGGTTACGGGGAAGAAGCTATTGACTTATTTGAAGAAATGCTGAGTCTTAATATTAAGCCCGACCACATAACATTCATAGGTGTACTAGTTGCCTGCACTCATGTTGGTTTGGTAGATAAAGGAAAGAGCTATTACAATTTGATGCAGAACATACATAAAATTGAACCGACTCCTACCCATTATTCTTGCATGGTTGACCTTCTCGGACGTGCTGGTTTACTACAAGAAGCGtacgattttatcatgaaaatgccTATTGAACCTGACTACATTGCTTGGGGTTCCCTTTTATCATCTTGTAAGCGTCTGAAAAATGTCGAGTTGGCAGAAGTTGCAGCGGAGAAATTGCTTCTTCTTGATCCGGAGAATAGTGGAGCCTATGCAGTACTTTCTAATTTATATGCTAAGTGTGGGAAATGGACACAAGCTGCCCAAGTCAGAAAGTCAATGAAAGCACAAGGAGTGAAGAAAGATCAAGGACTTAGCTGGGTATAA